The Palleronia sp. THAF1 genome window below encodes:
- a CDS encoding glutathionylspermidine synthase family protein, which translates to MQRIDLGARPDWKEKAEAAGFTFHHMDGAQYWDESSAYAFTLEQIERDLEAPAEELHAMCREAVAKIVLCEDLLTRLCIPRAHWDLVERSWANADPELYGRMDFAYGGPNHGDGKAKLLEYNADTPTTLYETSGFQWHWLEDMIAAGRLPEGTDQFNGLHEALAARFAELFPQGTDIHFAAFEDAVEDYATAETIGWAAREGGMGAHFTDIRKIGVTEAGQFADSDDRVIGTLFKLYPWEDMLRDDFADAIQEAQCQFLEPAWKAVVSNKGILPVLWEMFPDHPNLLPAVFADQNADALGPNVVEKPIFSREGAGVRIRAEGANEASSDTSYDAHPRILQQYAPLPTFGDDNTVTGVWMVGSEAHGLGLREDRSLITQDTSRFRPHYIEA; encoded by the coding sequence ATGCAACGGATCGATCTGGGCGCGCGGCCCGACTGGAAAGAAAAGGCAGAGGCCGCGGGCTTCACCTTTCACCACATGGACGGCGCCCAGTACTGGGACGAATCCAGCGCCTACGCCTTCACGCTGGAACAGATCGAGCGGGATCTTGAAGCTCCGGCGGAAGAGTTGCACGCCATGTGCCGCGAGGCGGTCGCGAAGATCGTTTTGTGCGAAGACCTGCTGACCCGTCTGTGCATCCCACGCGCGCATTGGGATCTGGTGGAGCGGTCTTGGGCGAACGCCGACCCCGAATTGTACGGCCGGATGGACTTCGCCTACGGTGGCCCCAACCACGGCGACGGCAAAGCCAAGCTGCTGGAATACAACGCCGATACCCCGACCACCCTGTATGAGACCAGCGGCTTTCAGTGGCATTGGCTGGAGGACATGATCGCCGCCGGTCGCCTGCCCGAGGGCACAGACCAGTTCAACGGACTGCACGAGGCTCTGGCGGCGCGCTTCGCCGAGCTGTTCCCCCAAGGCACCGATATCCACTTCGCGGCCTTCGAGGATGCCGTGGAAGATTACGCCACCGCCGAGACCATCGGCTGGGCCGCGCGAGAAGGCGGAATGGGCGCGCATTTCACCGACATCCGCAAGATCGGCGTGACCGAAGCGGGGCAGTTCGCCGACAGCGACGACCGGGTGATCGGCACACTCTTCAAGCTGTATCCGTGGGAAGACATGCTGCGCGACGATTTCGCGGATGCGATCCAAGAGGCGCAGTGCCAGTTCCTGGAGCCGGCGTGGAAGGCCGTCGTATCGAACAAAGGTATCCTGCCCGTACTGTGGGAGATGTTTCCCGACCACCCCAACCTGCTGCCCGCCGTCTTCGCCGATCAGAACGCCGACGCGCTGGGGCCGAACGTGGTCGAAAAACCGATTTTCAGCAGAGAGGGTGCTGGCGTTCGTATTCGGGCGGAGGGCGCGAACGAGGCCTCTAGCGACACGTCCTACGATGCACACCCCCGCATCCTGCAACAATACGCCCCGTTGCCGACCTTCGGCGACGACAATACGGTAACGGGAGTCTGGATGGTCGGGTCAGAGGCGCATGGCCTGGGCTTGCGCGAAGACCGCTCGCTTATCACGCAAGATACCAGCCGTTTTCGTCCGCACTACATCGAAGCCTAA
- a CDS encoding DUF1190 domain-containing protein, whose translation MTTRKRSRTARVVLLGSAAFGLAACQPEERVEAEVFPTVEECQAVAGLGDNDFTAEDCAQGFAEAEAVHRESAPRYADQDVCEEQHGGECIVEQRTDGTSIFLPLLAGYMIGNMLGGRGMAAQPLYRTGAGNYSTPGGRTTLSGLRGSTQVRPASFAANPSTRTAAPLSRQAVQSRGGFGASRTGGGFGSRSFGG comes from the coding sequence ATGACCACCCGTAAACGCTCCCGCACCGCCCGCGTGGTTCTTCTGGGCTCTGCCGCCTTCGGTCTGGCCGCCTGTCAGCCCGAGGAACGGGTCGAGGCCGAAGTCTTCCCGACGGTCGAGGAATGCCAGGCCGTCGCCGGTCTGGGCGACAACGACTTCACCGCAGAAGACTGCGCGCAGGGCTTTGCCGAAGCGGAAGCGGTCCACCGTGAAAGTGCACCGCGCTACGCGGATCAGGACGTCTGCGAAGAGCAGCACGGCGGCGAATGCATCGTCGAGCAACGCACTGACGGCACATCCATCTTCCTGCCGCTGCTGGCGGGCTACATGATCGGCAACATGCTGGGCGGGCGCGGCATGGCTGCGCAGCCCTTGTATCGCACTGGAGCGGGCAACTACTCGACACCGGGCGGACGCACCACGCTGTCGGGCCTGCGCGGATCGACCCAAGTGCGCCCCGCATCCTTCGCCGCCAACCCCTCTACCCGCACGGCAGCCCCGTTATCGCGCCAAGCGGTGCAATCGCGTGGCGGCTTCGGCGCGTCTCGAACGGGGGGCGGTTTTGGGTCGCGCTCGTTCGGGGGCTGA
- a CDS encoding SUF system Fe-S cluster assembly protein — MSQTEQLEGTPLIQPSSTDHALHVDVVEACRSVYDPEIPVNIFDLGLVYTILIDDENAVKVIMTLTAPGCPVAGEMPGWVADAVSSVPGVKQVDVDLVWEPPWGMDMMSDEARLELGFM; from the coding sequence ATGTCCCAGACCGAACAACTGGAAGGCACACCGCTGATCCAGCCCTCCTCGACCGACCACGCCCTGCATGTGGACGTGGTCGAAGCCTGCCGTTCCGTCTACGACCCGGAAATCCCGGTGAATATCTTCGATCTCGGCCTCGTCTACACGATCCTGATCGACGACGAGAACGCCGTGAAGGTCATCATGACCCTGACCGCCCCCGGCTGCCCCGTCGCCGGAGAGATGCCCGGTTGGGTCGCAGACGCCGTGTCTTCTGTGCCCGGCGTCAAGCAAGTGGACGTCGATCTGGTGTGGGAGCCGCCATGGGGCATGGACATGATGTCCGACGAAGCGCGGCTTGAACTGGGGTTCATGTAG
- a CDS encoding mechanosensitive ion channel family protein, translating into MRRFLLLLAILCLPALPVIAQEGDGIEPPGTWFPVETLNAGLAPVPDYVLRDTPQGAVESFLDLVDDGDLDAAAHLLDLTSVPPEDQALRGPVLAMQLHSVLERRAILSWSMLLERPDGVDSRAPDSAAMAGQPRRSLILGVLSINGREAAIRLNRVRPNGGDPVWVFSNRTVQRVPELYQRYGPTRMERALPEWTKMETLVGLRAFELFGLPLTLLLAWITARLTYDVFQRLSRRAKGYWSTIALKALRWPLIIVFTTTVVLLVALKIFNVSGGLAAVLTPLTLIGYVVAFLMFSLSLLDTALDRVVTLDSDKLADPENSTIRNYATLMTAGRRFVMVIGVIVGLGIVLASANVFRSLGFSLLASAGALTLILGFAARHVLGNILASLQIALNRSARIGDRVIYDGRYCTVERIHFTYIQLKTWTDNRMIVPVSKFVGDEFENWSMVTGSMVCRVPITFEQDVDIDAVQEIFDRLCGENEDVVESVDNAAVAYSQDAFGITMEFRFRVDDPNKTYQAQYDMLEAVVKEVQAKEREDGIKMLARVGMDDLTRA; encoded by the coding sequence ATGAGACGTTTCCTGCTTCTTCTGGCGATCCTGTGCCTGCCAGCCCTGCCCGTCATCGCGCAAGAAGGTGACGGAATCGAGCCGCCGGGCACGTGGTTCCCGGTAGAGACTCTGAATGCGGGTCTCGCACCGGTGCCCGACTACGTGTTGCGCGACACGCCGCAAGGTGCTGTCGAAAGCTTTCTGGACCTTGTGGACGATGGCGATCTGGATGCCGCGGCGCATCTGCTGGACCTGACGTCGGTGCCACCTGAAGATCAGGCCCTGCGCGGGCCGGTGCTGGCCATGCAACTTCACTCGGTTCTGGAACGCCGGGCGATCCTGTCGTGGTCCATGCTGCTGGAACGGCCCGATGGCGTGGACAGCCGCGCACCCGATTCGGCCGCGATGGCAGGTCAGCCGCGCCGCTCCCTGATCCTTGGCGTGCTGAGCATCAACGGACGGGAAGCGGCAATCCGTCTGAACAGGGTGCGGCCGAACGGCGGCGATCCGGTCTGGGTGTTTTCGAACCGCACGGTGCAGCGCGTGCCTGAACTGTATCAGCGCTACGGCCCGACCCGCATGGAACGCGCCCTGCCCGAATGGACGAAGATGGAGACCCTGGTGGGGCTGCGCGCGTTCGAGTTGTTCGGTCTGCCGCTGACGCTGTTGCTGGCATGGATCACCGCCCGACTGACCTATGACGTGTTCCAACGTCTGTCGCGTCGGGCCAAGGGCTATTGGTCCACGATCGCGCTGAAAGCCTTGCGCTGGCCGCTGATCATCGTGTTCACCACGACGGTCGTGCTATTGGTGGCGCTGAAGATCTTCAATGTTTCTGGCGGATTAGCCGCCGTACTGACGCCGCTGACGCTGATCGGCTACGTCGTGGCGTTCCTGATGTTCTCGCTATCGCTGCTGGACACCGCTCTTGACCGTGTGGTGACGCTGGACAGCGACAAGCTTGCCGATCCAGAGAATTCGACCATTCGCAACTACGCGACCCTGATGACCGCCGGTCGACGGTTTGTGATGGTGATCGGCGTGATCGTGGGTCTGGGCATCGTGCTGGCCTCGGCCAACGTGTTCCGCAGTCTGGGCTTTTCGCTTCTTGCCTCTGCCGGTGCGCTGACCCTGATCCTTGGCTTTGCCGCGCGGCATGTGCTGGGCAATATCTTGGCGTCCTTGCAGATCGCGCTGAACCGTTCGGCCCGGATCGGGGACCGTGTGATCTATGACGGGCGCTACTGCACCGTCGAGCGCATCCACTTCACCTACATTCAGCTGAAGACATGGACAGACAACCGCATGATCGTGCCGGTCAGCAAGTTCGTGGGCGACGAGTTCGAGAATTGGTCGATGGTCACCGGCTCTATGGTGTGCCGCGTGCCGATCACCTTCGAACAGGACGTGGATATCGACGCGGTGCAGGAAATCTTCGACCGCCTGTGTGGCGAGAACGAAGATGTCGTCGAAAGCGTTGACAACGCCGCCGTTGCCTATTCCCAAGACGCGTTCGGGATCACGATGGAATTCCGGTTCCGCGTGGACGATCCGAACAAGACCTATCAGGCACAATACGACATGCTGGAAGCCGTCGTGAAAGAGGTTCAGGCCAAGGAACGCGAAGACGGCATCAAGATGCTCGCCCGCGTCGGCATGGACGATCTGACCCGCGCCTGA
- the rimK gene encoding 30S ribosomal protein S6--L-glutamate ligase gives MSEPLRLGWEEWLSLPDLGLPALKAKVDTGARTSALHAFEIEPFGPASAPRVRFLMYPDPARPEMAIACSAPVVDRREVTSSNGEAELRYVIQTTLQISDRTWPIELTLTDRGAMAYRMLIGRQAIPEDAVVTPQESFCQPKLDYDVYTSAKVKEIAPDRALRIAVLSREPDTYSTRRLVAEGEKRGHTVEVIDTTRCYMTLNAMAPDIHYDGKRLPRYDAVIPRIGASITPYGTAIVRQFETIGTYVLNSSAGITSSRDKLHAHQVLARQKIGMPVTAFASSPKDTANLMNIVGTTPLIVKLLESSQGKGVVLAETKKAAESVISAFRGLKANFLVQQFVKEANGEDIRCIVMGGRVEAAIKRTAAAGEFRSNLHMGGSASAVKITKTERDTAIRAAKAFGLGLAGVDLLRSDDGPKVLEVNSSPGLEGAETASGKNITGALYEMIEKRVRPAPARRSTRLKKSSV, from the coding sequence ATGTCGGAACCGCTGCGTCTTGGTTGGGAAGAATGGCTGTCCTTGCCCGATCTGGGATTGCCCGCCCTGAAGGCAAAGGTCGATACCGGTGCGCGCACCTCTGCCCTGCACGCGTTCGAGATCGAGCCCTTCGGCCCGGCCTCTGCCCCACGCGTGCGTTTCCTGATGTACCCGGATCCCGCCCGGCCGGAGATGGCTATCGCCTGCTCGGCCCCGGTCGTGGATCGCCGTGAAGTCACATCGTCCAACGGCGAGGCAGAGCTGCGGTATGTCATCCAGACGACGCTCCAGATTTCCGACCGCACGTGGCCGATCGAGCTGACGCTGACGGACCGTGGCGCGATGGCCTATAGGATGCTGATCGGACGTCAGGCAATCCCGGAGGATGCCGTCGTCACGCCGCAGGAAAGCTTCTGCCAGCCCAAGTTGGATTACGACGTCTACACCTCTGCCAAGGTAAAAGAGATCGCGCCCGACCGCGCCCTGCGTATCGCTGTTCTCAGCCGAGAGCCCGACACCTACTCCACCCGCCGCCTCGTGGCCGAAGGCGAGAAGCGCGGACACACCGTCGAGGTGATCGACACGACGCGCTGCTACATGACGCTGAACGCCATGGCGCCCGACATTCACTACGACGGCAAGCGCCTGCCCCGGTATGACGCGGTTATCCCGCGCATCGGCGCGTCGATCACGCCCTACGGCACCGCCATCGTCCGCCAGTTCGAGACCATCGGCACCTACGTTCTGAACTCCAGCGCCGGGATCACGTCCAGCCGCGACAAGCTGCACGCGCATCAGGTCTTGGCGCGCCAGAAGATCGGGATGCCGGTCACGGCCTTCGCCTCATCTCCGAAGGATACCGCCAACCTGATGAACATCGTGGGCACAACACCGCTGATCGTGAAACTGCTGGAATCCAGCCAGGGCAAGGGCGTCGTGCTGGCGGAGACGAAGAAGGCCGCCGAATCCGTCATTTCCGCTTTCCGGGGCCTCAAGGCCAACTTCCTTGTTCAGCAGTTCGTCAAGGAAGCGAACGGCGAAGACATTCGCTGCATCGTCATGGGCGGCCGGGTCGAGGCCGCGATCAAGCGCACGGCGGCGGCGGGAGAGTTCCGCTCGAATCTGCACATGGGGGGATCGGCTTCTGCGGTGAAGATCACCAAGACAGAGCGCGACACCGCGATCCGCGCCGCAAAAGCTTTTGGGCTGGGGCTGGCGGGCGTCGACCTGCTGCGCTCGGACGATGGGCCGAAGGTGCTAGAGGTCAACTCCTCTCCCGGTCTGGAGGGGGCGGAGACGGCCAGCGGCAAGAACATCACCGGCGCGCTTTACGAGATGATCGAAAAGCGCGTGCGCCCTGCTCCGGCCCGCCGCTCGACCCGCTTAAAGAAGTCCAGCGTCTGA